The following coding sequences lie in one Alloacidobacterium dinghuense genomic window:
- a CDS encoding L-threonylcarbamoyladenylate synthase: MSAEILRIHPDEPEKERVEYVVSCLHSGKVVGMPTDTFYGLAVDPVNLRAVERIYEIKGRLKHKPLSLLIDNVSQAYELARDLDANFDRLAEKFWPGPLTLIVKASSRLPLRVTANTGNVALRIPDAAIPRAIANVFGLPITATSANLQGAPECAYAACVRDQIGDRIPLIVDGGPTGRSLPTTIVDLSGGENSWQILREGAIATHEIALVLHP; the protein is encoded by the coding sequence TTGTCAGCGGAGATTTTGCGCATACATCCGGATGAACCGGAAAAGGAGCGCGTTGAGTACGTTGTTTCCTGCCTGCACAGCGGCAAAGTGGTCGGGATGCCGACGGACACTTTTTATGGGCTGGCCGTGGATCCGGTGAACCTGCGCGCGGTAGAGCGTATTTACGAGATCAAAGGCCGGCTGAAGCACAAACCGCTGTCGCTGCTGATTGACAACGTGTCGCAGGCGTATGAGCTGGCGCGCGATCTGGATGCAAATTTCGACAGGCTGGCGGAGAAGTTCTGGCCGGGTCCGTTGACGCTGATTGTGAAGGCGAGCTCACGATTGCCATTGCGGGTGACGGCGAATACGGGCAACGTGGCGCTGCGGATTCCGGATGCGGCGATTCCGCGGGCGATTGCGAATGTATTTGGATTGCCAATTACGGCGACATCGGCCAACCTGCAAGGTGCGCCGGAGTGTGCGTATGCGGCGTGCGTGCGCGACCAGATCGGTGATCGGATTCCTCTGATTGTGGACGGCGGGCCGACGGGGCGCAGCCTGCCGACGACGATTGTCGATCTTTCCGGCGGCGAAAACAGCTGGCAGATTTTGCGTGAAGGCGCGATTGCGACGCATGAGATTGCGCTTGTTTTGCATCCTTAG
- a CDS encoding YdcF family protein has protein sequence MIVPDTNLRQRSAGGSLLRRVIVLVLIIVVGWIAWVYGQIRYYADRDEASAADAIAVFGAAEYDGRPSPVLRARLDHALELYGRELAPLIITLGGSDVGDQHSEGSVGHDYLLAHGVPETAIIAETQSENTEESAARLARIARANHLNRVIVVSDGTHLFRIHALCEKVGLTVYTSPRAVARSIGWQDSFSRMAHEIISYTAWRLHLH, from the coding sequence ATGATTGTTCCGGATACAAATCTGCGGCAGAGGAGCGCGGGCGGCAGTCTGCTGCGACGCGTGATCGTGCTGGTATTGATCATCGTGGTGGGATGGATTGCCTGGGTCTACGGTCAGATTCGTTACTATGCCGATCGCGATGAGGCGAGCGCGGCGGATGCCATCGCCGTTTTTGGCGCGGCAGAATACGACGGGCGTCCTTCTCCGGTGCTGCGGGCGCGGCTGGATCATGCGCTCGAACTTTATGGCCGCGAGTTGGCTCCGCTGATTATTACGCTGGGTGGGAGCGATGTGGGCGATCAACACTCGGAGGGCAGCGTTGGGCACGATTACCTGCTGGCGCATGGTGTGCCGGAGACGGCGATTATTGCCGAGACGCAGAGCGAAAACACGGAAGAATCGGCTGCGCGGCTGGCGAGGATTGCGCGGGCGAATCACCTGAACCGCGTGATTGTGGTCAGCGACGGGACGCACCTTTTTCGTATTCACGCGTTGTGCGAGAAGGTTGGGCTTACGGTTTATACATCGCCGCGAGCGGTGGCGCGGAGCATCGGTTGGCAGGATTCTTTTTCGCGCATGGCGCATGAAATTATCAGCTATACGGCTTGGAGATTACACCTGCACTGA
- a CDS encoding DUF92 domain-containing protein, which produces MHQRNHSGPSLHWQSQLLLLIVVPACSIWIFIRVANAWAFHDPVLLQMAAISIVFGLVVWVARAATGYAAATGAIITACLYLRLPGWRTPIIPLIVMLILTLTATRIGRARKEQLGTAEARHGRNAAQVAANLGGAALAAIPLTATQLFAPSSRTAIASLAAISAALAEAAADTLSSELGQVFGGQPLLITTLKPVPVGTDGGVTLAGTAIGCIGAAIVTAVAAMTFRLNVSQGAVIFSSAILGLFADSLFGAVFERRGWLNNDAVNFLSTLVAAIAAGWIVSRHFFE; this is translated from the coding sequence ATGCACCAGAGAAACCACTCCGGCCCATCCCTGCACTGGCAATCGCAACTGCTCCTCCTGATTGTAGTGCCTGCCTGCAGCATCTGGATATTCATCCGGGTCGCGAATGCATGGGCCTTCCACGATCCCGTCCTCCTGCAGATGGCAGCAATCAGCATCGTCTTCGGTCTGGTTGTCTGGGTGGCACGCGCTGCCACAGGCTACGCAGCGGCAACCGGAGCCATCATTACCGCCTGCCTCTATCTGCGCTTGCCCGGCTGGCGCACGCCGATCATCCCGCTTATCGTCATGCTCATCCTCACCTTGACCGCCACGCGCATTGGTCGAGCCCGCAAGGAGCAGCTCGGCACCGCCGAAGCCAGGCATGGACGCAACGCCGCGCAGGTCGCCGCTAATCTCGGAGGAGCTGCACTCGCCGCCATCCCGCTCACAGCAACGCAGCTTTTTGCGCCCTCCTCGCGAACAGCCATCGCATCCCTCGCCGCCATCTCCGCAGCACTGGCTGAAGCGGCCGCCGACACTCTCTCTTCCGAATTAGGTCAGGTCTTCGGTGGCCAGCCGCTCCTGATCACGACTCTCAAGCCAGTCCCCGTAGGAACCGACGGCGGCGTCACCCTGGCAGGAACAGCCATTGGCTGCATCGGCGCTGCCATCGTCACGGCAGTCGCAGCCATGACCTTCCGTCTCAACGTAAGCCAAGGAGCAGTGATCTTTTCCAGCGCAATCCTCGGCCTCTTCGCCGACAGCCTTTTCGGCGCCGTCTTCGAGCGACGAGGCTGGCTCAACAATGACGCCGTCAATTTCCTCTCAACGCTGGTCGCCGCCATCGCCGCCGGCTGGATCGTGTCTCGCCACTTTTTCGAGTAG
- a CDS encoding YncE family protein, whose translation MRSVTGPKRPWFAAGALLALAGVSGCGNQYRPVVTPIPPTGPAPAPTSFVVAFSQPGLTPGGTAGPSSPCPTKPYGQPGVVQLVDFSGDSLMALATIGNGPLTFALDTTGSTAYSTNCDGTISTVPISTTLQTKNVLTTSLPENPGNVSTLPTNLLATAAGQYVVEQNRTAIGALTGSPSSLKQEISVAPSVTSVMGTAGSQYIYSISQGNSTDGSGVTWGQCDPSSGAVPTTNGEVDGILASIYTVNNRIPVGICPVYGVMTADTRRAFILNRTSGTVSVIDSSKNQLDTTVTNYLTGNGTIQCNPGTSVCLGAGPVHADLYTPASLLVTANYDSDSVSIISVPINGAVEGYTDTPNFGQVLATVQLPAGSHPAAVTVLQDGSRAYTANEGTGTVSVINLSSFTLQETIPVNGHPRSIASTFNAPIGKVYTVAQDSPYMSVIRTDTDIVTASILLQGNGVDVHTTTQYAGSSSTTTAANFITQSRSPGSGAP comes from the coding sequence GTGCGAAGTGTCACCGGGCCTAAGCGCCCATGGTTTGCCGCTGGGGCGCTGCTGGCTTTGGCGGGTGTGTCTGGTTGCGGCAACCAGTATCGTCCTGTGGTAACCCCTATACCCCCGACCGGTCCGGCGCCAGCGCCGACATCCTTCGTCGTTGCATTTTCCCAGCCGGGACTCACACCGGGTGGGACGGCTGGGCCGTCCAGTCCTTGTCCCACGAAACCTTATGGTCAGCCGGGAGTCGTGCAACTGGTCGATTTTTCTGGTGACAGCTTGATGGCGCTGGCTACGATTGGCAACGGACCGCTGACATTTGCACTGGACACCACTGGATCAACCGCGTACAGCACGAATTGCGATGGCACGATCAGCACGGTTCCGATCAGCACGACGCTGCAGACGAAGAATGTGCTTACTACGAGTTTGCCGGAGAATCCCGGCAATGTGAGTACGTTGCCGACGAATTTGCTGGCGACGGCTGCTGGGCAATATGTTGTGGAGCAGAACCGGACAGCGATCGGAGCGCTGACCGGCAGTCCATCTTCGCTTAAGCAGGAGATTTCGGTTGCTCCGAGCGTGACCAGTGTCATGGGTACGGCCGGCAGCCAATACATTTATTCGATCAGTCAAGGAAACAGCACCGACGGTAGTGGAGTTACATGGGGGCAATGCGATCCCAGTTCCGGCGCCGTACCCACGACGAATGGAGAGGTCGATGGAATTCTGGCATCGATCTATACCGTCAATAACCGCATTCCGGTTGGAATCTGCCCGGTGTATGGGGTTATGACGGCGGATACCCGGCGCGCCTTTATTCTGAACCGCACAAGCGGGACAGTTTCAGTCATCGACAGCTCGAAAAACCAGCTCGATACGACGGTTACGAATTATCTGACGGGCAATGGCACGATCCAGTGCAATCCCGGCACCAGCGTTTGCCTCGGAGCTGGTCCTGTCCATGCGGACCTGTACACTCCGGCCTCACTGCTGGTTACGGCAAACTACGATAGTGATTCGGTCAGCATCATCAGTGTGCCCATCAATGGAGCCGTGGAGGGCTATACCGACACGCCGAATTTTGGCCAGGTGCTGGCAACGGTGCAATTGCCTGCGGGAAGCCATCCGGCGGCGGTTACTGTGTTGCAGGATGGCAGCAGAGCCTATACCGCAAACGAGGGAACGGGCACCGTCAGCGTAATCAATCTTTCGAGCTTTACGCTTCAGGAAACGATTCCGGTGAACGGGCATCCGCGCTCGATCGCATCCACGTTCAACGCGCCGATTGGCAAGGTGTACACCGTGGCGCAGGACAGCCCTTACATGTCGGTGATCCGTACCGACACCGATATCGTTACAGCGTCGATTCTGTTGCAGGGCAACGGCGTGGATGTACACACGACGACGCAATATGCAGGCAGCAGTTCGACGACCACCGCGGCGAACTTCATTACGCAGAGCCGTTCGCCGGGATCGGGTGCTCCGTAG
- a CDS encoding glycoside hydrolase family 20 zincin-like fold domain-containing protein: protein MIRTLFCSLVVGVAVSSVAAQAQRPSLIPDPREFQSREDVALSRGVLLSAPEKDADDSSAADDLLAFLKEQGIARSGKGAHIYLLRDSSAAGKRALAGEKLAIDAAMQDEGYVLFTSKSGVYIVAHSASGLFYGAQTAKQLVSGNGDHAVFKGCAIRDWPAMKYRGVHDDLSRGPVPTLEFQKKQIRTFAAYKLNVYSPYFENTMQYASNPLPALPGGSMSKADAAALVEYAKPYHVTIVPEQEAFGHLHHVLTWQEYAHLAEVPNGSVLAPGEAGSLEVIQQWFTELAAVFPGPFLHIGADETFELGQGKTADEVKQRGLGAVYIDFLTKIHAELAPLNRRLLFWGDVAMNDPALVPRLPKDMIAVAWHYEPEEDFSKWLDPYTKAGMETWVSPGVNNWSRVYPNNNLALKNIQGFVAAGQKAGSTGVLNTIWNDDGEGLFAEDWYGVLFGAAAGWQPGASDIAEFQKNYGAVFHDDATGDLDQAQMALMQAHLAFEKAGLEDAKDGLFWIDPWSSEGQETAAKIKPVLDEVRVDAERALTLIAQARQAGKLRETDAVDAMELGARRMDFIAFKFQTASDIADTYRTIYQEQNDPEARKHMSGKLWGLSGRALDLREGYGYIRDEFKDAWLKENRPYWLDNVMAEYDVAMRLWIARADKFRMARQQWSETHMLPPPEAVGIAQAAAPK from the coding sequence GTGATCCGGACACTTTTTTGCTCTCTTGTTGTGGGTGTGGCGGTTTCGAGCGTAGCTGCCCAGGCACAGCGGCCCTCCCTGATTCCCGATCCGCGTGAATTTCAGAGCCGTGAAGACGTTGCGTTGTCTCGCGGTGTCTTGCTTTCAGCTCCAGAAAAAGATGCGGATGATTCGTCTGCCGCGGATGACCTGCTTGCGTTTTTGAAGGAGCAGGGGATTGCACGCTCAGGGAAGGGCGCGCATATCTATCTGCTGCGCGATAGTTCTGCGGCTGGGAAGCGCGCACTCGCGGGTGAGAAGCTCGCGATCGATGCTGCGATGCAGGATGAAGGCTATGTTCTGTTTACGTCGAAGAGCGGCGTGTATATCGTCGCGCATTCGGCGAGCGGCCTTTTCTACGGAGCGCAGACGGCGAAGCAGCTTGTTTCCGGCAATGGCGATCATGCTGTTTTCAAGGGATGCGCGATACGTGACTGGCCAGCGATGAAGTATCGCGGCGTGCATGACGATCTCTCGCGCGGGCCGGTGCCGACGCTTGAGTTCCAGAAAAAGCAGATTCGCACGTTTGCGGCTTACAAGCTGAATGTGTATTCGCCTTATTTCGAGAACACGATGCAGTATGCGTCGAATCCGCTGCCGGCATTGCCGGGTGGTTCGATGTCAAAGGCGGACGCTGCCGCTCTGGTGGAGTATGCGAAGCCGTATCATGTGACGATTGTGCCGGAGCAGGAGGCCTTTGGGCACTTGCACCACGTTTTGACGTGGCAGGAGTATGCGCATCTTGCGGAAGTTCCGAACGGGTCCGTGCTGGCGCCGGGGGAGGCGGGATCGCTCGAGGTGATTCAGCAGTGGTTCACGGAATTGGCTGCGGTCTTTCCGGGGCCGTTTTTGCATATCGGTGCGGATGAGACGTTCGAATTGGGGCAGGGAAAGACTGCGGATGAAGTGAAGCAGCGCGGGCTGGGCGCTGTGTATATCGACTTTTTGACGAAGATTCACGCGGAGCTTGCGCCGCTGAACCGGAGGTTGCTGTTCTGGGGCGATGTGGCGATGAATGATCCGGCGCTGGTGCCGCGGTTGCCGAAGGACATGATTGCGGTGGCGTGGCACTACGAACCGGAAGAGGATTTCAGCAAGTGGCTCGATCCTTATACAAAGGCAGGGATGGAGACGTGGGTGTCGCCGGGGGTGAACAACTGGAGCCGCGTCTATCCGAATAACAACCTCGCGCTCAAGAATATTCAGGGGTTTGTGGCAGCTGGACAGAAGGCGGGCAGCACAGGCGTACTGAACACGATCTGGAACGATGATGGTGAAGGGCTGTTTGCTGAAGACTGGTACGGCGTTCTGTTTGGGGCTGCGGCAGGATGGCAGCCGGGCGCGAGCGATATTGCCGAGTTCCAGAAAAACTATGGTGCAGTTTTTCATGATGATGCGACCGGGGATTTGGACCAGGCGCAGATGGCGCTGATGCAGGCGCATCTGGCATTCGAGAAGGCCGGGCTGGAAGATGCGAAGGATGGGCTGTTCTGGATCGATCCGTGGAGCAGCGAAGGGCAGGAGACGGCGGCGAAGATCAAGCCGGTGCTGGATGAAGTGAGAGTGGATGCGGAACGCGCGCTGACGTTGATTGCGCAGGCACGGCAGGCGGGGAAGCTTCGCGAGACAGATGCGGTGGATGCAATGGAGCTGGGGGCGAGACGGATGGATTTCATCGCGTTCAAGTTTCAGACGGCCAGCGATATTGCCGATACGTATCGCACGATTTATCAGGAGCAGAACGATCCCGAGGCGCGGAAACATATGTCGGGCAAGCTGTGGGGTCTTTCGGGCCGTGCGCTGGATCTGCGCGAGGGTTATGGATACATCCGGGACGAATTCAAGGACGCGTGGCTCAAGGAGAATCGGCCATATTGGTTGGATAATGTGATGGCTGAGTACGATGTGGCCATGCGGTTGTGGATCGCGCGCGCGGACAAGTTCCGGATGGCGCGCCAGCAGTGGAGCGAGACGCACATGCTTCCGCCGCCGGAAGCTGTTGGGATTGCGCAGGCTGCGGCGCCTAAATAG
- a CDS encoding sodium:solute symporter, which produces MHIPLRTVDLILVVLYLIGITWFGLRFRKDGERSIKSYFLADRNIPWWAISLSIVAAETSTLTIISVPGIAFTGDFGFLQLVMGYLLGRIVICVLFLPRYFRGELMTAYQLIGQRFGTRLHRLTALLFLVMRAAAEGVRVFAVAIVVGVALGTGDIASIVILSLLTLLYTFEGGMKAVIWTDVLQMLLYVVGTVVSLWSICGHISGGAHTLLSVASSAGKLTVFHFSLSVAQTYTFWAGVVGGCFLTMASHGTDQLMVQRLLAAKNLRESRMALLSSGVVILVQFTLFLFIGAGLFVYYRQLGVAPHVASADRIFPQFIVQQMPVGISGLMIAAILAAAMSNLSAALNSLASTSMVDFYLLRRTNVSEAAKTRLSRLMTLGWAAILLALAIVSRGSGHVLEIGLSIASVLWGGMLGVFLLGTLTERANEKGTMIGLLAGCVLNLLLWRQSSEIHASVLGHDLVFPKVAWTWYVAIGAVVTFGIGYMTSLFSKYERVGSAM; this is translated from the coding sequence ATGCATATTCCGCTGCGTACAGTCGATCTGATTCTGGTGGTTCTTTACCTGATAGGGATCACGTGGTTCGGTCTGCGCTTTCGTAAAGATGGAGAGCGGTCGATCAAGAGCTATTTTCTGGCTGACCGGAATATTCCGTGGTGGGCGATCTCACTTTCGATTGTGGCGGCAGAGACGAGCACCCTGACGATCATCAGCGTGCCGGGAATCGCGTTCACCGGGGACTTCGGCTTTCTTCAGCTTGTGATGGGATATCTGCTGGGCCGCATTGTGATCTGCGTTCTGTTTCTGCCGCGGTATTTTCGCGGCGAATTGATGACGGCGTATCAGTTGATTGGCCAGCGATTCGGAACGCGCCTGCACCGGCTGACAGCGTTGTTGTTTCTGGTGATGCGGGCCGCGGCGGAGGGTGTGCGTGTCTTCGCCGTGGCCATTGTGGTTGGCGTTGCGCTGGGGACGGGGGATATTGCGTCCATCGTCATCCTGTCTCTGCTCACGCTGCTCTACACGTTTGAAGGCGGGATGAAGGCGGTGATCTGGACCGATGTGCTGCAGATGCTGCTGTATGTTGTGGGCACAGTGGTGAGCCTGTGGTCTATCTGCGGGCATATTTCGGGCGGAGCGCACACGCTGCTGTCGGTTGCATCTTCGGCTGGAAAGCTGACTGTCTTTCACTTCTCGCTGTCGGTCGCGCAGACGTATACGTTCTGGGCCGGCGTTGTTGGCGGTTGCTTTTTAACAATGGCGAGTCACGGAACCGATCAGTTGATGGTGCAGCGGCTGCTCGCGGCGAAGAATCTGCGTGAATCACGCATGGCGCTGCTCTCGAGCGGCGTTGTGATCCTCGTGCAGTTCACGCTCTTTCTGTTTATCGGCGCTGGATTGTTTGTTTATTACCGGCAACTGGGCGTGGCGCCGCACGTCGCGAGCGCGGATCGCATTTTTCCGCAGTTCATTGTGCAGCAGATGCCGGTTGGGATTTCAGGGCTGATGATTGCGGCGATTCTTGCGGCTGCGATGTCGAACCTGAGCGCGGCGCTGAATTCGCTGGCTTCCACTTCGATGGTGGATTTTTATCTTCTGCGGAGAACGAATGTGAGTGAGGCTGCGAAGACGCGGTTGTCGCGACTGATGACATTGGGATGGGCGGCGATCTTGCTGGCTTTGGCGATTGTTTCTCGCGGCAGCGGACATGTTCTGGAGATCGGGTTGTCGATTGCTTCGGTTTTGTGGGGTGGGATGCTGGGAGTTTTTCTACTCGGTACGCTCACGGAACGCGCGAATGAAAAGGGCACGATGATTGGTTTGCTTGCTGGATGCGTGTTGAATCTGCTGCTTTGGCGCCAGAGTTCGGAGATTCATGCGAGTGTGCTGGGGCATGATCTTGTTTTTCCAAAGGTTGCGTGGACGTGGTACGTCGCCATCGGTGCGGTTGTGACGTTCGGAATTGGCTATATGACGAGCCTCTTCAGTAAGTATGAGCGTGTCGGGAGTGCGATGTAG